One Phocaeicola dorei genomic region harbors:
- a CDS encoding winged helix-turn-helix transcriptional regulator: MYRKKIPFDINCGVKIAMEVIGGKWKSCIIQELDKGPKRPSELHRYFDDASPRVINQQLKELEIHGMIQKKIFSELPPHTEYSITEQGRTLLPIIEQLEKWGDGFRPQMKKILGMED, encoded by the coding sequence ATGTACAGAAAGAAAATACCTTTTGATATAAACTGCGGTGTGAAAATAGCGATGGAAGTGATTGGTGGAAAATGGAAAAGCTGCATTATTCAAGAATTGGACAAAGGCCCGAAGCGCCCGAGTGAACTTCATCGTTACTTTGATGATGCCAGCCCAAGGGTAATCAACCAACAACTGAAAGAACTGGAGATTCATGGCATGATACAGAAAAAGATTTTTTCGGAACTTCCTCCCCATACAGAATATTCCATTACAGAGCAAGGTAGAACACTGCTTCCCATTATTGAACAATTAGAAAAATGGGGAGATGGATTCCGACCGCAAATGAAGAAAATATTAGGAATGGAAGACTAA
- a CDS encoding class I SAM-dependent methyltransferase, giving the protein MNNDNNHNTIQEFDVNLICDFFLNTNRQGPGSPEATLKALSFINNLTVQSLIADLGCGTGGQTMVLAQHTPGSITGLDFFPEFIECFNRNAEKLNLQDRVKGVVGSMDALSFEKESLDLIWSEGAIYNIGFERGLNEWRNYLKPGGYLAVSESVWFTDHRPAEIHDFWMNAYTEIDTIPNKVVQIQKAGYIPVATFILPENCWTEHYYVPQAKAKEMFIKKYAGNKTAEKLMASICHEAELYSKYKEYYGYAFFIAKKINPFQG; this is encoded by the coding sequence ATGAATAACGATAATAATCATAATACAATCCAAGAGTTCGACGTAAATTTAATCTGTGATTTCTTTTTAAATACAAACCGGCAAGGTCCCGGAAGTCCCGAAGCAACCTTAAAAGCACTAAGCTTTATAAATAATCTCACTGTTCAATCCCTTATCGCCGATCTCGGTTGTGGGACAGGAGGTCAGACAATGGTATTGGCACAACATACACCGGGAAGTATTACAGGACTCGACTTCTTTCCGGAATTTATTGAATGCTTCAACAGGAATGCCGAAAAGTTAAATTTACAGGATAGAGTAAAAGGTGTAGTCGGCTCAATGGATGCCCTTTCTTTTGAAAAAGAATCCCTAGACTTGATTTGGTCGGAAGGAGCTATTTATAATATCGGTTTTGAACGAGGATTGAACGAGTGGCGCAATTATTTGAAACCGGGAGGATACCTTGCCGTTTCTGAAAGTGTCTGGTTTACCGATCACCGTCCGGCAGAGATTCATGATTTCTGGATGAATGCTTACACGGAAATAGATACAATTCCTAATAAAGTAGTACAAATACAAAAAGCGGGATATATTCCCGTTGCTACGTTCATTCTTCCGGAGAATTGCTGGACAGAACATTATTATGTTCCGCAGGCCAAAGCCAAAGAAATGTTTATCAAGAAGTATGCAGGGAATAAAACAGCTGAAAAACTGATGGCATCCATCTGCCATGAAGCTGAATTATATAGTAAGTATAAAGAATACTATGGATATGCATTTTTTATAGCAAAGAAAATAAATCCCTTTCAAGGTTAG
- a CDS encoding GNAT family N-acetyltransferase → MDYHIVKISRNKKQYLDLLLLGDEQEIMIDRYLERGDLFVLEDNGIKAVCVVTKEGPKICELKNIAVTPSAQRQGYGRKLINYLINHYSKEYTQMMVGTGDVPGTLAFYKSCGFEYSHCIKDFFTENYDHPIIDNGVLLKDMIYLKRKIGF, encoded by the coding sequence ATGGATTATCACATCGTTAAAATATCTAGAAATAAAAAGCAATATCTGGATTTATTATTGCTTGGGGATGAACAGGAAATAATGATAGACCGATATTTGGAGCGCGGTGACTTGTTTGTATTGGAAGATAACGGGATAAAAGCTGTTTGTGTTGTAACAAAAGAAGGTCCGAAAATTTGTGAATTGAAGAATATAGCGGTTACCCCTAGTGCCCAACGACAAGGATATGGTAGAAAACTAATAAATTACCTGATAAACCATTACTCAAAAGAATATACTCAGATGATGGTGGGAACGGGAGACGTTCCCGGCACTCTTGCATTTTATAAAAGTTGCGGTTTTGAATATTCTCATTGTATAAAAGATTTTTTCACGGAGAATTACGATCATCCTATCATTGACAATGGGGTTTTACTAAAAGATATGATTTATTTGAAACGTAAAATAGGGTTTTAA
- the bla gene encoding class A beta-lactamase, subclass A2, which produces MKKELLYICIFCGALCGCIQRKAQNPLEPLKTEIRHIIKDKKATIGVALILDGEDTLAVNNAEKYPMMSVYKFHQALAVCDYLQKRHIPLSTSLYLDKRYFKPDTYSPLRDKYPQGNLELPISELLAYTMQLSDNVACDILFDYIGGVNVVDEYIHSLGINDVSITTTEDEMHQDMDDCYKNWTTPMEAANLLELFMTQDSMKNEYTNFLKHIMIECETGKDRLPAPLPESEVKIGHKTGTSDKNERGEYIGINDIGFVILPDGNRYVVAVFVKDSKENMETNTKIISDISAAIYRYARNR; this is translated from the coding sequence ATAAAAAAAGAACTCTTATATATCTGTATATTCTGTGGAGCACTGTGTGGATGCATTCAGAGGAAGGCCCAAAACCCTTTAGAACCGTTAAAAACAGAGATTCGACATATTATTAAAGATAAGAAAGCAACTATAGGAGTGGCTCTGATACTAGACGGAGAAGATACGCTGGCCGTAAATAATGCCGAAAAATATCCCATGATGAGCGTTTATAAGTTTCATCAGGCATTGGCTGTATGTGATTACCTGCAAAAACGGCATATTCCACTTTCCACTTCCCTATATCTTGATAAAAGGTATTTCAAACCGGATACATACAGCCCTTTGCGTGATAAATATCCCCAAGGTAATTTGGAACTTCCGATTAGTGAACTTTTAGCTTATACAATGCAGTTAAGTGACAATGTAGCCTGTGATATTTTATTCGATTATATAGGTGGTGTAAACGTGGTGGATGAATACATTCATTCATTGGGAATAAACGATGTTTCTATAACTACTACCGAAGATGAGATGCATCAAGACATGGATGATTGTTACAAAAACTGGACAACACCAATGGAAGCAGCCAATCTATTGGAACTTTTTATGACTCAAGATTCCATGAAAAATGAATATACAAATTTTCTAAAACATATTATGATAGAGTGTGAGACAGGTAAAGACAGACTACCTGCTCCCCTTCCCGAAAGTGAAGTCAAGATAGGACATAAGACAGGAACTTCCGATAAGAATGAACGGGGGGAATACATTGGCATCAATGACATTGGTTTTGTAATTCTACCTGATGGGAACCGATACGTAGTAGCCGTATTTGTCAAAGACTCAAAAGAAAATATGGAAACGAATACTAAGATCATCTCTGATATTTCGGCTGCTATTTACCGATATGCCAGGAATCGTTAA
- a CDS encoding prolyl-tRNA synthetase associated domain-containing protein — protein MDKGYVQNTIFELLSRLGIGYEKLEHSPIITMKEGSEIAYKLGSTSCKNLFLCNKRQEYFMLMLPADKKLSAKNVARQIGSPHLSFASAEDMERLLHTYPGAVSVLSLIYDKEKRVQLLIDKGLMNVTYIGCHPCTNTCSLKIKMEDILTVWLPATGHDDMKVIE, from the coding sequence ATGGATAAAGGTTATGTACAGAATACCATTTTTGAATTATTGAGCCGTTTAGGCATCGGTTATGAAAAGCTGGAACATTCTCCTATAATAACGATGAAAGAAGGAAGTGAAATAGCATATAAACTAGGCAGTACTTCATGCAAAAATCTGTTCTTATGCAACAAAAGGCAAGAATATTTTATGTTAATGCTTCCTGCCGATAAGAAGCTATCGGCAAAAAATGTTGCAAGGCAAATCGGCAGCCCACATCTTTCTTTTGCTTCTGCAGAAGACATGGAAAGGTTACTTCATACTTATCCGGGTGCTGTCAGTGTATTAAGCCTTATTTATGATAAAGAAAAAAGAGTACAGCTTTTAATAGATAAGGGTTTGATGAATGTGACTTATATAGGTTGTCACCCTTGCACCAATACTTGTAGTTTGAAAATTAAAATGGAGGATATCCTCACTGTATGGTTGCCTGCGACCGGACATGATGATATGAAAGTTATAGAATGA